A genomic region of Zea mays cultivar B73 chromosome 6, Zm-B73-REFERENCE-NAM-5.0, whole genome shotgun sequence contains the following coding sequences:
- the LOC103631626 gene encoding polyamine oxidase 3-like, translating to MSGSCGENGRKPHTPSAIVIGGGFTGLAAADALRNASFQVILLESRDRIGGRVHTDYSFGFPVDLGASWLHGVCEENPLAPIIGRLGLPLYRTSGDDSVLFDHDLESYALYDTNGRQVPQELVEKIGKVFETILEETGKLREGTNEDMSIAKAIAIVMDRNPQLRFVLIYFLPLFTVQHKHTSHFNSGFSMCS from the exons ATGTCAGGCTCATGCGGTGAAAATGGGAGAAAGCCACACACACCATCTGCTATTGTTATTGGTGGTGGGTTTACAGGTCTTGCTGCTGCTGATGCGCTCAGAAATGCATCCTTCCAG GTTATTCTTCTGGAATCTCGTGATAGAATTGGTGGCAGAGTTCACACTGACTACTCTTTTGGGTTTCCAGTCGATTTGGGAGCATCTTG GCTTCATGGCGTCTGTGAAGAAAATCCCTTGGCACCAATAATTGGAAGGCTTGGACTTCCACTGTACCGCACAAGTGGAGACGATTCTGTGCTGTTTGATCATGATCTGGAGAG CTATGCACTCTATGACACTAATGGACGTCAAGTACCACAGGAGTTGGTAGAAAAGATTGGGAAGGTGTTTGAGACCATACTGGAAGAG ACTGGCAAATTGAGGGAAGGAACCAATGAAGATATGTCTATCGCAAAAGCCATTGCAATTGTTATGGATAGAAATCCACAGTTGAGGTTTGTACTAATCTACTTCCTGCCTTTGTTCACTGTTCAACACAAACATACCAGTCATTTTAACAGTGGGTTTTCCATGTGTTCA